A stretch of the Mycobacterium sp. ITM-2016-00317 genome encodes the following:
- a CDS encoding LysR family transcriptional regulator — protein sequence MLSLTQLEVLIVVAESGGFSGAAKRLFMSQPSVSNHVRNLENSLGIQLVQRTSQGARTTTAGEVVIEHARKVFELLSSLEHHVAGLQGLQAGRLVVAGTTTLGTYLLPRLVAEFTEQAPRVECQLRVGNEDAVENWLVRGEVALGLCAELPSEEQLVATPMFEEAMVLVAAPDAPLCGVQLKAEDLAGQRFLMREMGSATRRQQEAALRLWGLGSVEQWDLWGPDTLKEAVHAGLGVALLSEHATAREREFGLLAALSVEPAPPSRTAYLVRRADRVLTPPEEAFVALVRKLASWPV from the coding sequence GTGCTGAGCCTGACGCAACTCGAAGTGCTGATCGTTGTGGCCGAGTCCGGAGGGTTTTCCGGCGCCGCCAAGCGCCTCTTCATGAGTCAGCCCTCAGTATCCAATCATGTCCGGAATCTGGAGAATTCGCTCGGGATACAGCTCGTCCAGCGAACTTCGCAGGGCGCCAGGACTACCACGGCTGGCGAGGTCGTCATCGAGCACGCCCGCAAGGTGTTCGAGCTGCTTTCGAGCTTGGAGCATCACGTTGCCGGTCTGCAGGGGCTGCAGGCCGGACGACTGGTGGTGGCCGGTACCACTACTCTCGGCACCTACCTACTGCCTCGCTTGGTGGCTGAGTTCACCGAACAGGCACCCAGGGTGGAGTGCCAACTTCGCGTGGGGAACGAGGACGCGGTAGAGAACTGGCTGGTGCGCGGCGAGGTAGCGCTGGGATTATGCGCCGAGCTCCCAAGCGAGGAGCAGTTGGTCGCGACGCCAATGTTCGAAGAGGCGATGGTTCTCGTCGCAGCTCCTGATGCGCCGTTGTGTGGAGTGCAGCTGAAGGCCGAAGATCTAGCGGGGCAACGGTTCCTGATGCGCGAGATGGGCTCCGCGACGCGGCGCCAGCAGGAAGCTGCCCTCAGACTCTGGGGACTGGGCTCCGTTGAGCAATGGGATCTGTGGGGGCCGGACACCCTCAAGGAGGCGGTGCATGCGGGTCTGGGGGTGGCACTACTTTCGGAACACGCCACCGCGCGCGAGCGGGAGTTCGGGCTGCTGGCTGCGTTGTCAGTGGAACCGGCTCCGCCGAGCCGAACAGCGTATCTGGTGCGGCGAGCTGATCGCGTGCTGACTCCTCCGGAGGAGGCGTTCGTTGCCTTGGTCCGAAAGCTTGCGAGCTGGCCTGTGTGA
- a CDS encoding ester cyclase: MLESDTAAIPDLQFHAEIVVAQHDVLGAVLPFRCTPEQRFRSFEPTGAQISFTEHVFYRFRPTPGSPRCGR; encoded by the coding sequence ATGCTGGAATCGGACACCGCGGCGATACCGGATCTGCAGTTCCACGCCGAGATCGTCGTCGCGCAGCACGATGTGCTGGGCGCCGTGCTGCCCTTCCGCTGCACACCGGAGCAGCGGTTTCGCAGCTTCGAACCGACCGGCGCGCAGATCTCTTTCACCGAGCATGTGTTCTACCGGTTCCGCCCGACTCCAGGATCGCCGAGGTGTGGTCGCTGA
- a CDS encoding M4 family metallopeptidase, translating to MSIFHELNCIMPPHLLDRLVDCDDSQVREAARRTLVTSAHLRGARSTHPAIAGDLATPAQGRRTIFDAEHRESLATAVLVRTEEAPPVSEVAVNQAFDGLGWTRQFYADVLDRDSIDGAGMRLDGYVHYGEEFNNAFWDGRHMVFGDGDLVLFADFTGALDVIGHELTHGVTETTAALVYHNQPGALNESISDVFGSLVKQWSLGQPAEDADWLIGADIFTPSHAGDALRSMKNPGTAYDNPTMGKDPQPAHMRDFVVLPDTARGDNGGVHINSGIPNRAFYLTAVNIGGQAWEAPGRIWYETLKASSRRTDFQQFADATGAKAQQLFGIDVRQAVVDAWDQVGITVARSRGEGSASAAAS from the coding sequence ATGAGCATCTTCCACGAACTCAACTGCATCATGCCGCCGCACCTCCTGGACCGGCTGGTGGACTGCGACGACTCCCAGGTGCGGGAGGCGGCACGACGGACACTCGTCACGAGCGCCCACCTGCGGGGTGCACGGTCGACCCACCCTGCGATCGCCGGCGATCTGGCCACCCCGGCACAGGGCAGGCGCACGATCTTCGACGCAGAACACCGGGAATCGCTCGCCACCGCCGTGTTGGTGCGCACGGAGGAGGCGCCGCCGGTGTCGGAGGTGGCGGTGAACCAGGCGTTCGACGGGTTGGGCTGGACCCGGCAGTTCTACGCAGACGTTCTCGACCGGGACTCGATTGACGGAGCCGGTATGCGGCTGGACGGTTACGTGCACTACGGCGAAGAATTCAACAACGCCTTCTGGGACGGTAGGCACATGGTGTTCGGTGACGGCGACCTCGTCCTGTTCGCCGACTTCACCGGTGCACTCGACGTGATCGGGCACGAGCTGACACACGGAGTTACCGAGACGACGGCCGCACTGGTGTACCACAACCAGCCGGGAGCGCTCAACGAGTCGATTTCGGACGTATTCGGGTCGCTGGTCAAGCAGTGGTCGCTCGGGCAGCCCGCGGAGGACGCCGACTGGCTCATCGGTGCGGACATCTTCACGCCGAGTCACGCCGGCGACGCCCTGAGATCCATGAAGAATCCCGGGACCGCCTACGACAACCCGACGATGGGCAAGGATCCGCAACCTGCGCACATGCGTGACTTCGTGGTGTTGCCGGATACCGCGCGCGGCGACAACGGCGGTGTCCACATCAACTCCGGCATCCCGAATCGCGCGTTCTACCTCACTGCGGTGAACATCGGCGGCCAGGCGTGGGAGGCGCCCGGGCGCATCTGGTACGAGACGCTCAAGGCGTCGAGCAGGAGGACGGACTTCCAGCAGTTCGCCGACGCCACCGGCGCAAAAGCCCAGCAGCTGTTCGGAATTGACGTCCGGCAAGCGGTCGTCGACGCCTGGGACCAAGTGGGCATCACCGTGGCGCGCTCGCGGGGAGAAGGGTCGGCATCCGCGGCTGCGTCCTGA
- a CDS encoding protealysin inhibitor emfourin, with amino-acid sequence MRVSLQTYGGQLGGLGRPEHVVDTDSLAPENSRALAGLIAAAEASLAAPRPTNENLRDAQTYVVEIHEGDASRTLEATDGSVPPEFARLRDWLRSR; translated from the coding sequence ATGAGAGTGTCGTTGCAGACCTATGGCGGCCAACTGGGCGGCCTCGGTCGGCCCGAGCACGTCGTCGACACCGATTCCCTTGCGCCCGAGAACAGCCGGGCGTTGGCCGGTTTGATCGCCGCGGCCGAAGCCTCGTTGGCGGCGCCACGTCCGACGAATGAGAATCTGCGCGACGCCCAGACCTACGTCGTCGAGATCCACGAGGGTGACGCGTCCAGGACTCTGGAGGCGACCGACGGCAGTGTGCCCCCCGAATTCGCTCGTCTGCGCGATTGGCTTCGGAGCCGGTAG
- a CDS encoding ester cyclase produces the protein MNDLPLTETYGRYLRCLNDRRWEDLGQYVCDDAIHNKRPLGLTGYREVLESDTAAIPDLQFHAEIVVAQHDVLGAVLTFHCTPEQRFRGLEPTGAQISFSEHVFYRFRDSRIAEVWSLIDTEAIAAQLGR, from the coding sequence ATGAACGATCTGCCCCTGACCGAGACTTACGGACGCTACCTCCGGTGCCTCAACGACAGACGGTGGGAGGACCTGGGGCAGTACGTGTGTGACGACGCGATCCACAACAAGCGGCCACTGGGATTGACCGGGTACCGGGAAGTGCTCGAATCGGACACCGCGGCGATACCGGATCTGCAGTTCCACGCCGAGATCGTCGTCGCGCAGCACGATGTGCTGGGCGCCGTGCTGACCTTCCACTGCACACCGGAGCAGCGGTTCCGCGGCCTCGAACCGACCGGAGCGCAGATTTCATTCAGCGAACACGTCTTCTACCGGTTCCGGGACTCCCGGATCGCCGAAGTCTGGTCGCTGATCGACACCGAGGCCATCGCGGCGCAACTCGGTCGCTGA
- a CDS encoding ABC transporter substrate-binding protein, with protein MYRHLARTALTLAVLSSAVACGSGDDGSGGYTLRIGATSPTGTPAGSLGWGDKQGILAEQLKDAGVDKIEYAFFQSGSDVASALFAGAVDVAAIGDNPALRARSRDPKVVLLTLDSINGDAWLVGAKGGPTDIEGLVGKSVTAPQGTIRDRAAKQLIDAAGLNGKIQVRDVPTPESIAGLSSGQIDATVVTGASAIELQSKGFPIIDSLSRHGLGSTGTNIALSTFTEEHPDFADAWRQAVTAVNKDIRENFDQYAEWVAQTGGTDIEFVRESTRPDEFNTEPFPAQGVDQLQAAYDFLEADGSLEGQYSVREWAGAQS; from the coding sequence ATGTACCGCCACCTCGCGCGCACCGCCCTGACACTTGCCGTCCTGAGCTCGGCCGTGGCCTGTGGCAGCGGCGACGACGGATCCGGTGGTTACACATTGCGTATCGGCGCCACGTCTCCGACCGGCACTCCCGCCGGGTCGCTGGGCTGGGGCGACAAGCAGGGCATCCTGGCCGAGCAACTCAAGGACGCCGGCGTCGACAAGATCGAGTACGCGTTCTTCCAGTCCGGCAGTGACGTCGCATCGGCCTTGTTCGCCGGGGCCGTCGACGTCGCCGCCATCGGCGACAACCCGGCGCTGCGCGCTCGCAGCCGCGATCCGAAGGTCGTTCTGCTGACCCTCGACTCGATCAACGGCGATGCGTGGCTGGTCGGCGCCAAGGGTGGACCGACCGACATCGAAGGCCTGGTCGGCAAGTCGGTGACCGCGCCGCAGGGCACCATCCGCGACCGGGCGGCCAAGCAGCTGATCGACGCGGCCGGCCTGAACGGCAAGATCCAGGTGCGTGACGTGCCGACACCCGAATCGATCGCCGGTCTGAGCTCGGGCCAGATCGACGCCACCGTCGTCACCGGTGCCAGCGCTATCGAATTGCAGAGCAAGGGATTCCCGATCATCGACAGCCTGTCCCGACACGGCCTGGGCAGCACCGGCACCAACATCGCGCTGTCCACCTTCACCGAAGAGCACCCCGACTTCGCCGACGCCTGGCGCCAGGCCGTCACCGCGGTCAACAAGGACATCCGCGAGAACTTCGACCAGTACGCCGAATGGGTCGCCCAGACCGGCGGCACCGACATCGAGTTCGTCAGGGAGTCGACGCGGCCCGACGAGTTCAACACCGAGCCGTTCCCGGCGCAGGGTGTGGACCAGCTCCAGGCCGCCTACGACTTCCTCGAAGCCGACGGCTCCCTGGAAGGCCAGTACTCGGTTCGCGAGTGGGCCGGAGCGCAGTCGTGA